In Glycine soja cultivar W05 chromosome 10, ASM419377v2, whole genome shotgun sequence, the genomic stretch CCATCAAAGTCTTCTTGGGTCAATTTAGTGGTTGTATATGTATGAGTTTGACTTCATATACAACACTTTatcatccgttttcaattttctAATCCTTTTtcttatactattatttttaatatcaaggAGATTGGATTGGACCACTCAAAGACGACACAATAATAGGGTTAAATTAAAGAGAGATTGATATTCTAAAAAATTTGTGATATCATTTTCTTTGAATGAATATGAATATTGCCACCGACGTCAACATGGTTAGCCGCCAACCCCATTTATTGACTATCCACCTTGTAATACGTCATTCTACCATCAACTTAACCTAATCAAACGCCATTGGTATTATTGGTAAGGTTAGAGGTCCAACTTCTATAGTACAACTTTTTCAAATCGCACGATTCTTATTACAAATGAATGGACCATGATGCAACTTTTGACGCCTTTGATTTTAAATCCAAAATTATACAATAcacaatattatattattatacatataaaattgCCTCCAACACGCTTCTCCCAATACATAATATTGTATTATACATATTACATGCATGAATGTGTACTTCTTATGAATATTGAGGGGAAATATACTGTAGTGATTCAAGTcatatacaacaacaacatatcATATTCCACGATATCAAGTTATCTGCTAATTATAATATTGGATAATAAAGATAGATTAACTAACTATATGCAGGACAGATCTACATATATATTGTAGTGGTGCAATTGTGctcacaaaataattattttttacttgaatatattaaataaatatttttgtgtctataaaaaaatagatatttatctcataagataatttttttaaaaaagatgaatgtgaaaagttataaaagataaaagagaaaataatttgataGTATTAAAAGAGTCTAACTCAATTTGATAGCCATTTTGTGTCTTTAATTTTAtccattttatccttttaatttttattattttcaatttctctCGTATCCTTTCAATgaagtttatattattttttgtctaataaaatattagactattttcatatattttcgtCTTCTAGACACTTggttttgagaagaaaaaacatttcaaaCGATGACTGTTAACTACCATGTATAACCTTGTAATTTTATGGAACCAATCGAGGGATCCTATATTTTCTTGGAAACAGTTTATAAGTATTAATGTAAGTATGGGGTATTCCAACCCGTTTACAAAAGAAAGCCAATATATCCCAGGCATGATGCTGAGATTTTCtgctataaataatatatatatatatatatatatataaagtatatatatgattatttttgaAAGACAAATAACAAGTATATTCATGGTTGTCAAAATCGCATTTTAAATCGTAGAATCATACGATTCCATGGAGCTTCCGCGAGTTAAAATGGTAGCAGAATCGAAATCCGAGTAAACTTGGGTGAGTTAATGTAGACTTGTGAGTCTACGCTGAATTTGCGGGTTTGCGGAAAAATAAAACgtctttcttcttcctccctTTGTGCCTATGCCCTAGTGCTTGTTGTTTGAGGgtttgtgtttttctttcttcctcactCCATCCCGGCTATTCCGTCATTCTATCACGACTGTGCGATTGCGAAAGCGAAGGCAAGGTGCTCCATGCTCATGCGTGGTGGTCATGACGACGATGCGAAGCGGAAGTATGAGTGGCCGAGACACCGAGTGTGTATTTCTTGCGCAAGATCGTGAGCATGAGAGTGCGTGGTGGCCACGACGACGGTGAAGTGCATGGCCGCGACGATGTTGAAGGGAGTTAGACAGAGTCACTAACTACTGTTCTCTTTTGTGTCATGTTTTCCCTTTTCATCCTTTGCGACATGTTTTCTCCTTTTCCTATTCTCTGTTTGAAGTTCTCTttcattgttaaatttttaggttcTTGTTAAATTTGTAGTTTGATTCTTTTGCTTACCTTGATGTGGCCAATCTAATGACACTCAGCCTCATTGGTCTTTTCTTTGAGTTTATGTTTCTGCTATTTCCTTGTTTGGAGAAATGCAGCGTCATTTCAAGTCTTGTGTGTTTCCAAAACTTGCTTCAATTGACAAATCCAAATGTGTGCAATTGTgtttatttgtttgtgtttttttttattttctggatGGATAATCATGTTCATGTCCATTAATGGTTCACCAAGCATTGCATTTATGTTAAACAATATTAAGTATTATTGTGGATCAATATTACCCAGAGTCTCAGGCTaataacaaaatacatatatatgtgtAGGCTGCAGTTATAAAAATTCACTTCCCTCTCCCTCTACATTCATCTCCTAAGTGTGTATTATTCTGCATTCAACTGTAGAATCACAAACAACTATCGTAGTGAGGCATTGAGTGTTATACCTGCAACGTGAGTGAGATCCGGCTCCAACAAGTATAACCATCCTTAAGCGATAGATATAAGGTCAGTTAGAGTATCTAAGGAACATATCATAATATGATGATTATGTTTAGAGTATCTtagatgaattatttttaaagtttgttATTTTGACTTACTTTaggattaaaatatttagttatgattatatatataagaatattaatatattttttaaattgagcaAACTCTTAATGTTTATAATTCGATTCTACGAGTCTAGTTTATGGAGTTTAAACGGGTCTACTTAGAATCATAAGTCTCATAACCTTGAGTATATTAATAAATGGCACCACCAGTGCCACAGtacaaaaaggtaaaagaacgATAGAAAAATAACACAACTCGCAGccctccatatatatatatatatatatatatatatatatatatatatatatatatatatatatatatatatatatatatatatatatatatatatatatcagaaaCCTAATGGCTAATTCCTAAAACCTAAAGTTGTCTGTGGCATCGCGCTTCCTTACTCATCTCTCTACCTCTCTCACTCAGTCACTCTAAAACGACCATCTCAATCCGCTGAACTGAATTTCCTGTTAGTTCCATTTTGAATATTATAAGCACGTGTTTTGAAGTGAGATTTGTTCTGTTGGGATCTCTAAATTTTTTCATGCTTCACATTCCCATTTTCCTGTTGTTTCACCTGTTTCAGCATGCTTGCCCATGAGCAAATTGTAATGCATATCTACTGTGTAGTCATTTGTGTAAatttttgcatatcaaagtaaatattacatcaattcatattatttttcacaatttcACTTCAATTCATCACCTTTCAAACGACAGAAGGGTTGATAATACTAGTTACACTCAATTTCAATGTGATTAAGAatgagtattttaatttttctaaaacaatGAGACACGGGAAAAATGATAATGTTtttgccttttgttttttcGTATCTCACTGTAGAACCAAATCCTTCAATTCATTTGAAAGTGTGTTTAACATCAATCctcctttttgaaataacagTTGTGTcttacaataaattataattatttgtaacTATTAAATTGTTCCTGTTGTGCAATTTCTATTGTAGAATCATACATACAGCAAACAGGGTGCACGATTAAAAAGATAGATTCCTTGATTTGGCTGTGAAAGAGAACAAGAGGTCTGCAGGTAAAATCATAGAACATCAGAGCATACTACAATCACACTTTTGGTTAAGAATTGCTATTGTATCTTCTTAGTTAATTGACATTACTAGTTTGTGCTATACCTACAAGGTAAGGCGCCATGAATTCATagccaaacatttttttttagaaacaattCTTGTTGCTCAAATAATTGCTAGTATCTTCCTATGTTTTACATATgatgtttgattttataaatactaGGTTGAGGAAGAAATGTTGATGGCATCTTTGGTAAAGTCGGTGGTTACTTTGATGAtggacatttttttcattttttagttatttctaATTTGATGTAATTTGAACGGATGAACATTGGGGTAGTGTCTATGACTTTGAATTATGTTGTTTAATATTTGGTGTATTTTGTTTACCTTAAAAAACAATGGAATCATAGAAGACAAATGTGTtagtcttaattttatttatcacttattaattttattttagaatttttacataatttaatatttttttcttgatgatTTTTATAGACAAATGCgcgataataaatttattgattataagtagttaaaaataaatgtgtaataatcaatttatttttttaaaatcaaattcttaatatattttttttataaaaaaatattatttttttaatttgcatcGAGTATGAGTCGGGGAGGAAGATACTCGAAATCCAACTGGTATGAAGAcgtgataataaattttaacctgtCGAGTACGAGAAATGCATACTAGAATATGCTAGAAAGAGTCAGGATTGGGGGTTAAGAATACAATACCTATCTTTATCGCGTCCCATTgccatatttattaataataagaaattacAATCAAACACAATTACTTTTCGTGAAATCATGACTAGAGCTTTGAATATGAGTTTGGGAAATATGAAAGCTCCCCCGAAACAACTATATAAAAGGAGGGAAAATTTTATACATTTCAAACCATAACATTTCattgataattaaaaagtaGCACGTGAGTTGACCTTTGAAATAATATGAAGTTTGTTACAACTTTGGATCATCAATATGCATTAATTAGGGTGGTCAACCATTATGAATTGTTTGTTTTAGTTATATGTGAAACATTTATTAACTTTATCAATGATTAATCTGTCTAGAAAAAttgactttttattatttatatgattttttttaatctttcaattatctttttttttattcataagattTGAATCAAATATTTCACTTAAATGATTTTAAGTCTAATTCTATTCGAACCAATAACATGATAATCCATTAAAAGTCCATTAAAAGGATTACTTAAGAGTCAACCATTTTGACTCCTTAAAAAAAGTCAAtcattttgaattattattttaaaaggttCTATTTTCCAgagttaattttaaaagtaatttttaaaataaaataaattaaacatttaataaaagtaTGGCATTTAATGCTTTAAGAATTTAAaaggcttttttatttttcatttgttatttaGAATGAGTAATTAAGTTAAACAAAATTGACATAATTAATAAGGGTTCTAATTCAGTTAATTAAACAATACACATGCATTATCATAAACTCCTTGGTATCAAAGTTTGATGTCTctctttgaattaaaaaaaattgagacatCCCGACCAattatgtttataaaaaaaaaaactaacctaGTGATAAATAGTTTGCATATGATCACATGTTCTAACCTATAACCATTgtataaaaagaaaactaaattgTTGACCATTAAACAACAACACCTCTCCCAATGAAAAGTTCAACCTTAATTCTTaagtttattcatttttataataactatttatataaaataaacataaaatgatTGTTGTTCTATTAATAGTATAATTGTTTATACTATAGTACATAAAATCCATTTTTTCATtgataaaacatgaaaatattgtttgttaaaaatatacattaaatattcAATGAGTGTGTAACTGAGGCTgactttttgagaaaaaaacttaaatttaatatcataaaaaaatattcttgaaTAGAGGCAaagaatataattaagtttGATTAACTTATGAAATGAGAAATAACCGTAAAACCAACTTAAGAGaccaaaactttttaaaatacattatatCTTCAattatgatagttaaaaaactGTAACGTGGatcactttttttcttccttatacTCGGTCTTCTTTCTTGTATGTATATTATAATCTTTTTATAAGGAAATGGAAAGAAATCACTGATAGAAAGTTTAGGGCTGCGCACTTCGGAAAGGCAACAAATCACATGAATCATATCTACAAAACGCTGTTGTTATCGCCGAAACAGAAAGggacaaaaaataaacacaggAAGCAGCAAATTCAATCACGTTTCAAAAGAAAACTACACTTTACCAACCTTACATACACACTACAAAAGCCATAGTACTGTCACTActatatccattttttttttttttggagaccGTTGTTCAAGTCACCCGTCTAACCACTATTCAAAGTGGGGCCCACCATAGCCGTCACCAAAATTGCAAGGCGCGGTAAAAAAACAAATCCTAATGCAACACGCGGATTTCCGAGTCACCCACTCCCCACGACTCAGACCTTCTCCCAGACGCGAACCGGTTCACCGAACCCAAACCGGGAGGTGGTGCTGCACTCGAAAACGATTCTTCAAACGACGCGTCGTTTCGATTCGTTGTGCTGCTAGTGGTGCTTCCCCGTGCTTTCTTACCGtaacttctcttcttcttcatcttcgaCGACGACGAATCTTCCTGCGGAAGATCCGGTTTCTGAACCGGTTTGCCTCTGCGACCGTGCCGGAAAATCGCGCGAACGCTTTCGAAGAAACCGGTTTTCTTCCTCTGGCTCCGCGTCGATTTTTGCCTCGTGACGGCGGAGGAGATTGAACCGGTGGTGGCGGCAGTGGCCGTGGAGGAGGAGATTGATCTCTGGCGTGTTCTTAATCTCCGATTTCTGTCACGCTTGGATCTCACTCTCCCTATGCACGAGACCTTCGGCGACGACGGTTCGACGACGGAGCCTTCCAATTTTCCGCCGACCGACGCGCTCCGCTTCGGGAATAGCCTGGCGTTTCCCGGCGGCCGATGGTTGCGGCGGCTCTTGGCGTCGGCGAAGGTAGCCTTCTGCGGCTTCGGCAAGCCGATAATCGCGGCTTTGGACTTCAAGTTCTTCGAGAATCGCTGAGAATTGTTGTTGGAGTTTGAGTTAAGGTTCGTTGAGGAAATAATTGAGTTTCCTTTCGTCGATTCGTTTCGCTCGTAAACGGCGTTGCGGTCCCACCAGTCGTACTCGGCGTCGCCGGAGAGCCAAAACGACTCCGGCGGCGAGTCCGGAAGGCGGCCGCCGTGGTCTCCCTCGTCGGCGTGAGGCTCGCAGGCGATTTTCTGGTCGGAGCAACCGCCGGCGCAGGCGGAAACCAGCGTTTCCAAATCCATCTGTGGCATAATAAtattagagagaaagagaaagaaatattgTTTgtttggagttttttttttctttcaaagttGGTTGTTGAGTCGTCTTACACTCTTTGTGGTGGCGGTGTTGTATTTATATGAAGGGATTTGTGAATATTCGATTTTCTCTGTTCGCTCGCTATGTTGTTTTTCTTCTAGAGAGAGGGAAAAACTAAAGCTATCGTCAAAAGAATACGAAAGCAGTGTCAAAGCGAGAGGCATAGTAGTATACGATATAGCACAACAGGGGTGAGTTCGTTGTTTGGTTTGCAATTTGCGTgagtatataaaatatatatattttttatattacagtTCATTAAATTAGATATTCATTTTGTTTACggtatatgatttttattggtttaaaattattttataaaattaaattcttttattaagtaaatcataaatttaaaaaaatcttataatattGTGTGTAAGACCcttttgttatataaaaattgtatatatttcaTTCAAAGTTGTTGATTCCTCGTTCtaactttccttttttatataataaaaaattgtagagTCTTTTCTACTTGGTGTGAAATGACTCACCCAACGGCTTGGCTCTTGTTAAGAATTTCATTTTATGAAAGACATTGATTGATGAGGGTAAAATGGTACATTTATGTAATGTAGGTGATCTAAGGATATGTATAATGATAACCTTCCGGATATTCTAGAACGATGAAAGCTTTAATTAAAGCTTACATTTCCTCAATGATTCACTTCATAAAATATGTATTCATACTACGggagtttaatttctattattgtaaaatttttattaataaataatatttaagtaatgttttttttagtattgCAGTCTACTATCATATTAATGAATTCCTAGAATTCAACtcacttaaaatttttattttcttctgtagtataaaattaataaataatattaataattaaataatgcattaaatgataataaataaatataatattataactttatagcactaaaaataaaaataaaacattatttattaaattttaaacatttgaaGTACacataaatcaaatatatcataatacttaagtttaaattttaataaaatacaacAATGTTTATTGACAATACC encodes the following:
- the LOC114372466 gene encoding uncharacterized protein LOC114372466, with protein sequence MPQMDLETLVSACAGGCSDQKIACEPHADEGDHGGRLPDSPPESFWLSGDAEYDWWDRNAVYERNESTKGNSIISSTNLNSNSNNNSQRFSKNLKSKAAIIGLPKPQKATFADAKSRRNHRPPGNARLFPKRSASVGGKLEGSVVEPSSPKVSCIGRVRSKRDRNRRLRTRQRSISSSTATAATTGSISSAVTRQKSTRSQRKKTGFFESVRAIFRHGRRGKPVQKPDLPQEDSSSSKMKKKRSYGKKARGSTTSSTTNRNDASFEESFSSAAPPPGLGSVNRFASGRRSESWGVGDSEIRVLH